From the genome of Sander lucioperca isolate FBNREF2018 chromosome 1, SLUC_FBN_1.2, whole genome shotgun sequence, one region includes:
- the fam166b gene encoding protein FAM166B, with protein MNRTNMEKYAPKFSKVLMTPDPHYVPGYTGYCPQLKYNMGKSYGQLTAELLTSPEVKHSNRLVLHTGHVPSTESDASLTLRSIPDSNLKKMIPGYTGFIPKSQNYFACSYAETSRKALSEFYQDQRQSTHLPDVVNYTNQQFERPRPPLTAISNKVITYRPLKSFTSTEKPYFMDDDNPHKYFISGFTGHVPKSRFLIGKGFPITTNQALIQFGKQQQTDPMSQVIPGRKESTITPMPTIYPSNRGVVPSFTGHIPGYQFMYGQTFGQLSQNALEKSGIKRILQTKS; from the exons ATGAACAGGACCAACATGGAAAAATACGCCCCTAAATTCAGCAAAGTTCTGATGACACCTGATCCACATTATGTACCGGG GTATACAGGGTATTGCCCCCAGCTCAAGTACAATATGGGGAAGTCTTACGGCCAGCTCACAGCCGAGCTGCTGACCAGTCCCGAGGTGAAACACTCTAATCGTCTGGTCCTCCACACGGGTCACGTCCCCTCCACAGAGTCTGACGCCAGTCTGACACTGAGAAGCATCCCTGACAGTAACTTGAAGAAGATGATACCCGGATATACCG GCTTCATTCCAAAAAGTCAGAACTACTTTGCCTGCAGCTATGCTGAAACATCTCGTAAAGCGCTATCTGAGTTTTATCAGGACCAACGGCAATCAACACACCTGCCAGATGTTGTCAACTACACCAACCAACAGTTTGAA AGACCAAGACCCCCCTTGACAGCAATCTCCAACAAAGTGATCACCTACAGGCCCTTGAAGTCCTTCACCTCCACTGAAAAACCGTACTTCATGGATGATGATAACCCGCACAAGTACTTTATCTCAG GTTTTACAGGACATGTGCCAAAATCTCGTTTCCTAATTGGCAAAGGTTTCCCCATCACTACCAACCAGGCACTGATCCAGTTTGGGAAGCAGCAGCAGACTGACCCCATGTCCCAGGTCATCCCAGGGAGGAAGGAAAGTACAATAACTCCCATGCCCACTATCTATCCATCAAACAGAGGTGTAGTGCCATCATTTACAGGACACATCCCAG GATACCAGTTCATGTATGGACAAACCTTTGGCCAACTTTCCCAGAATGCACTGGAAAAGAGCGGCATCAAGAGGATCCTTCAGACAAAGTCATAA
- the LOC116035110 gene encoding iporin isoform X1: MIGSSGLSGDTLIACHFPVVQLPTWQLPVQALCSSAKRPGRLCSVGLTRAVSLPEQDSLNRENAFAGGRRRFSNSYGSLNEDRAEEEGGIDSSGRYDSNSSPEDTSSHLKKENSGARDSLRSHNSFLPKTGLDEDEEDEDSDGDNLHRYHEDSSFVLHGNSNWPLSNGAKNHTMAQGDMDSEWGNEGTVMGTEGDQEWLSHQPHLLDSLQTECRCFHVSRSGITLMAYEEQDSDRLIDNMSCCIFSQHKCSPELFSNTHTEYVSDSSCNSSDGVLVNFCTIYNRSNKPATPNDLSSPAVHPYHSSEGSVFLNLQPVPQTPAKDFQHDDVAVKCPLKEEIDMTPSASCWSPQGLDSNCNLYSLEPLPPGLSSLELSDLAACLQSQATLAMGTNQKYYKLVTCDLSSQSPSPAWSSITSCPEGQSRSSPFPPSEHLFVDHKKEGQHKVVKKHQEIEEKRFSFTQCSAGFDCSQFQTHDYQVATTSAEETLFSKKHTGSIQDLFHTPCSLCPSQCSPHSSKCQGTSAVSTQPSVILHQEHCDTETGACSMENAVVRYSKAQRPTSLPIQPFVLVPTGQPQTQHLGCLLEQYINQKSSKPGSSQPGLKFKGKRSQCFSNLQSSPMGNHCPIFLEAPSSSDTCSTCTPSPECFSRRRAWSQSSRIQAHPSPCTSKSSLDPTQSSSKSRLDQEQDKTSPYSGKTQTTTFSAPNQSKLIKIPTYQDLITLTHEQSHANTEPKSPNKTHTSHHPIFSHTPPTLLLTTDAHHPNLQVSLSPPITVQPEKKFPQYRAAPAADSVFFHSSFTAALSSVAPLSSLRCLLSLASGLQIQDSTGLYSHPSESLVLSDRPPTEFCLSPDTSYESMSISHLQRRGLLRSVSRAVDLIMAHFGSSRDPEEKMRLGNSSCSPTIAGLALEHLCPAIQNILDDGLRDHKLDFIIGQRHNHSWSVVEVSTRIGKCPSTRVLHSLVSKITQCPQLSSHCMRLRAFIMGLLNLRALEFWLSHLQSQKDVVTTYYHSWGFLSMSLGQCQPLFQELLLLLQPLSVLPFNLNLLLEPRLLRNRQLCSEEQGVSPPPPCSALLMTSWPLLQADKKVESSHSQQTKISHHTGLHRQESLSSQNYIRQDCGGMQTNRSPFLAPIPEWWPKEPDLMDGVVEGEDCSQNYADNWSQISMDSRQEEKRGEKDNETPVTSTCVQAESPCQGALRWAKLFGAADMSTRTETVSQIHSGAQTRRYRRPSQWLHFDRSQLGQLAQSIRSMKLGGAQTNKDC; the protein is encoded by the exons ATGATTGGATCATCTGGTCTTTCAGGGGACACCCTGATAGCGTGCCACTTCCCTGTGGTTCAGCTTCCCACTTGGCAACTTCCTGTCCAGGCCCTGTGCAGCTCGGCCAAGAGGCCCGGTCGGCTGTGCTCAGTAGGTCTGACCCGAGCTGTGTCCCTCCCAGAGCAAGACTCGCTGAACCGAGAGAATGCCTTTGCCGGTGGACGAAGACGTTTTTCCAACAGCTACGGTAGTCTCAATGAGGACCGAGCAGAGGAGGAAGGGGGCATTGACAGCAGCGGGAGGTACGACTCCAACTCATCACCAGAGGATACGAGTTCCCATCTGAAGAAGGAAAACTCTGGAGCTAGAGACAGTCTGCGGTCACACAACTCGTTCCTTCCCAAAACAGGGCTAGATGAGGATGAGGAAGATGAAGATAGTGATGGAGATAATCTACACAGATATCATGAGGACTCCTCTTTTGTGTTGCATGGAAATTCCAATTGGCCTCTAAGTAATGGTGCCAAAAATCATACAATGGCCCAAGGGGACATGGACAGCGAATGGGGCAATGAAGGGACCGTGATGGGTACTGAGGGTGACCAAGAGTGGCTCTCCCATCAGCCTCACCTGCTGGACTCACTACAGACTGAATGCCGGTGCTTTCATGTGAGCAGATCTGGCATTACGTTGATGGCTTATGAAGAGCAGGACTCAGACAGACTGATAGATAACATGTCCTGCTGCATCTTCAGCCAACACAAATGTTCCCCAGAGCTGTTCTCCAACACTCACACAGAGTATGTCAGCGACTCTTCCTGTAACAGCTCTGATGGCGTCTTGGTTAACTTCTGCACTATCTATAACAGGAGCAACAAACCTGCCAcgcctaatgacctcagcagtCCCGCAGTTCACCCCTATCATTCATCTGAGGGATCTGTGTTCCTTAACCTCCAACCCGTTCCTCAGACTCCAGCCAAGGACTTCCAACATGATGACGTGGCAGTTAAGTGTCCCCTTAAAGAGGAGATTGACATGACCCCCTCTGCTTCCTGCTGGTCTCCTCAGGGCCTCGACTCTAACTGCAATCTTTACTCCCTGGAGCCACTACCCCCTGGTCTCTCCTCGCTGGAGCTATCAGACCTGGCTGCCTGTCTCCAAAGCCAGGCAACATTGGCCATGGGGACCAACCAGAAGTACTACAAGCTTGTGACTTGTGACCTCTCCTCCCAGTCGCCCAGTCCAGCCTGGTCCAGCATCACCAGCTGCCCCGAGGGTCAGAGCAGAAGTAGccccttccctccctctgaGCACCTCTTTGTTGATCATAAGAAGGAAGGGCAACACAAAGTAGTCAAGAAG CATCAGGAGATCGAAGAAAAGAGGTTCTCCTTCACACAGTGCAGTGCTGGATTTGACTGCTCTCAGTTTCAGACCCATGATTACCAAGTTGCTACCACCTCCGCTGAAGAAACACTCTTCAGTAAGAAACATACAGGAAGCATCCAAGACCTCTTCCACACGCCGTGTTCGTTGTGCCCCAGCCAGTGTAGCCCACATAGCAGTAAATGCCAAGGCACAAGCGCTGTGTCTACACAGCCATCTGTGATTCTGCACCAGGAGCACTGTGATACTGAGACGG GAGCATGTTCAATGGAAAATGCAGTGGTGCGCTACAGTAAGGCCCAGAGGCCAACCTCGCTGCCCATCCAGCCCTTTGTTCTGGTCCCCACAGGCCAACCCCAGACTCAGCACTTGGGCTGTCTTCTAGAGCAGTACATAAATCAGAAGAGCAGCAAACCTGGTAGCTCCCAACCAGGCCTCAAGTTCAAGGGCAAACGCAGTCAATGCTTTTCTAATCTTCAGTCATCACCAATGGGCAACCACTGCCCTATCTTCTTGGAGGCTCCTTCGAGCTCTGACACCTGTTCCACCTGCACACCGAGTCCAGAGTGCTTCAGCCGCAGACGTGCATGGAGCCAGTCCAGCAGAATCCAAGCACACCCAAGTCCATGTACATCAAAAAGCAGCCTGGATCCAACTCAAAGCAGCTCAAAGTCCAGACTGGATCAAGAGCAAGATAAAACAAGCCCATACTCAGGCAAAACTCAAACTACCACTTTTTCAGCCCCAAATCAGTCCAAACTTATTAAAATTCCCACCTACCAGGACCTTATTACCCTCACCCATGAGCAGAGCCATGCCAACACTGAGCCCAAAAGTCCCAATAAGACCCACACCTCCCATCATCCAATATTCTCTCATACACCACCCACTTTACTCCTAACCACTGACGCCCATCACCCAAACCTGCAGGTGTCCCTGTCTCCTCCTATAACCGTACAACCAGAAAAGAAGTTCCCTCAGTACAGAGCTGCACCTGCAGCCGACTCCGTCTTTTTTCACAGTAGTTTTACAGCTGCCCTCTCCTCTgtagctcctctctcctcgttGCGTTGTCTGCTTTCCTTGGCTTCTGGCCTGCAAATCCAGGACTCTACAGGGCTCTACAGTCATCCCAGTGAATCTCTGGTCCTGAGTGACAGGCCGCCCACTGAGTTCTGCCTCTCACCTGATACATCTTATGAGTCCATGTCTATTAGCCATCTTCAGAGGAGAG GTTTGCTGAGGTCTGTGAGCAGGGCGGTGGATTTGATCATGGCTCATTTCGGCAGCAGCAGAGACCCTGAAGAAAAG ATGCGTCTGGGTAACAGCTCTTGCAGTCCCACAATCGCCGGTCTGGCCCTGGAACATTTGTGTCCAGCAATTCAGAATATTTTAGATGACGGTCTTAGGGATCACAAACTGGATTTTATCATCGGACAGCGCCACAACCACTCCTGGAGTGTGGTGGAGGTCTCTACTAGGATCGGTAAAT GTCCATCCACCAGGGTCCTCCACAGCCTGGTCTCCAAAATCACACAGTGTCCCCAGCTCAGCAGCCACTGCATGAGACTGAGAGCCTTCATCATGGGCCTGCTTAA CTTGAGAGCTTTGGAATTCTGGCTCAGTCACCTTCAGAGTCAAAAAG ATGTGGTGACAACATACTACCATTCTTGGGGGTTCCTGTCCATGTCACTGGGTCAGTGTCAGCCCTTGTTTCAGGAGCTGCTACTTCTGCTGCAGCCGCTCTCTGTGTTGCCCTTTAACCTCAACTTGCTCCTGGAGCCCCGACTGTTACGTAACAGACAGCTGTGTTCGGAGGAGCAGGGTGTTTCTCCGCCTCCGCCGTGCTCAGCCCTCCTAATGACCAGCTGGCCACTACTGCAAGCTGACAAAAAAGTAGAGAGCAGCCACAGTCAGCAGACTAAGATTTCACACCATACAGGTCTGCATCGTCAAGAGTCTCTCAGTTCTCAGAATTACATTAGGCAGGATTGCGGAGGGATGCAGACTAACAGGAGTCCATTCTTAGCTCCTATTCCAGAGTGGTGGCCGAAAGAGCCTGACCTTATGGATGGTGTGGTTGAAGGGGAAGACTGTAGCCAGAATTATGCAGATAATTGGTCTCAAATAAGTATGGACAGCAGGCAAGAAGAGAAGAGGGGTGAGAAAGACAATGAGACCCCAGTTACATCCACTTGTGTCCAGGCTGAGAGTCCATGTCAGGGTGCGCTGCGCTGGGCCAAACTGTTTGGAGCAGCTGATATGTCCACCAGGACAGAGACAGTTTCTCAGATTCACAGTGGAGCACAAACCAGAAG GTACAGGCGACCATCACAGTGGCTGCATTTTGACAGATCGCAGCTTGGACAGTTGGCTCAATCCATCAGGTCAATGAAGCTAGGAGGAGCTCAGACTAACAAGGACTGCTGA
- the LOC116034917 gene encoding liver-expressed antimicrobial peptide 2-like: MRTLQEKILVLFVLLSLICTVQVNSLPVPEDWNGLIQRTKRSLLWRWNSMKPVGASCRDHEECGTKYCRKHICSFWN, encoded by the exons ATGAGAACTCTCCAGGAAAAAATCCTTGTTCTCTTTGTTCTTCTGTCTCTAATCTGTACCGTTCAG GTCAATTCACTGCCTGTACCTGAAGACTGGAATGGTTTGATCCAGCGGACCAAACGCTCTCTCCTGTGGCGTTGGAACAGCATGAAGCCCGTGGGTGCCAGCTGCAGGGATCATGAAGAGTGCGGCACAAAATACTGCAG GAAACATATATGTTCCTTCTGGAACTGA
- the LOC116035110 gene encoding iporin isoform X2: MIGSSGLSGDTLIACHFPVVQLPTWQLPVQALCSSAKRPGRLCSVGLTRAVSLPEQDSLNRENAFAGGRRRFSNSYGSLNEDRAEEEGGIDSSGRYDSNSSPEDTSSHLKKENSGARDSLRSHNSFLPKTGLDEDEEDEDSDGDNLHRYHEDSSFVLHGNSNWPLSNGAKNHTMAQGDMDSEWGNEGTVMGTEGDQEWLSHQPHLLDSLQTECRCFHVSRSGITLMAYEEQDSDRLIDNMSCCIFSQHKCSPELFSNTHTEYVSDSSCNSSDGVLVNFCTIYNRSNKPATPNDLSSPAVHPYHSSEGSVFLNLQPVPQTPAKDFQHDDVAVKCPLKEEIDMTPSASCWSPQGLDSNCNLYSLEPLPPGLSSLELSDLAACLQSQATLAMGTNQKYYKLVTCDLSSQSPSPAWSSITSCPEGQSRSSPFPPSEHLFVDHKKEGQHKVVKKHQEIEEKRFSFTQCSAGFDCSQFQTHDYQVATTSAEETLFSKKHTGSIQDLFHTPCSLCPSQCSPHSSKCQGTSAVSTQPSVILHQEHCDTETGACSMENAVVRYSKAQRPTSLPIQPFVLVPTGQPQTQHLGCLLEQYINQKSSKPGSSQPGLKFKGKRSQCFSNLQSSPMGNHCPIFLEAPSSSDTCSTCTPSPECFSRRRAWSQSSRIQAHPSPCTSKSSLDPTQSSSKSRLDQEQDKTSPYSGKTQTTTFSAPNQSKLIKIPTYQDLITLTHEQSHANTEPKSPNKTHTSHHPIFSHTPPTLLLTTDAHHPNLQVSLSPPITVQPEKKFPQYRAAPAADSVFFHSSFTAALSSVAPLSSLRCLLSLASGLQIQDSTGLYSHPSESLVLSDRPPTEFCLSPDTSYESMSISHLQRRGLLRSVSRAVDLIMAHFGSSRDPEEKMRLGNSSCSPTIAGLALEHLCPAIQNILDDGLRDHKLDFIIGQRHNHSWSVVEVSTRIGPSTRVLHSLVSKITQCPQLSSHCMRLRAFIMGLLNLRALEFWLSHLQSQKDVVTTYYHSWGFLSMSLGQCQPLFQELLLLLQPLSVLPFNLNLLLEPRLLRNRQLCSEEQGVSPPPPCSALLMTSWPLLQADKKVESSHSQQTKISHHTGLHRQESLSSQNYIRQDCGGMQTNRSPFLAPIPEWWPKEPDLMDGVVEGEDCSQNYADNWSQISMDSRQEEKRGEKDNETPVTSTCVQAESPCQGALRWAKLFGAADMSTRTETVSQIHSGAQTRRYRRPSQWLHFDRSQLGQLAQSIRSMKLGGAQTNKDC, from the exons ATGATTGGATCATCTGGTCTTTCAGGGGACACCCTGATAGCGTGCCACTTCCCTGTGGTTCAGCTTCCCACTTGGCAACTTCCTGTCCAGGCCCTGTGCAGCTCGGCCAAGAGGCCCGGTCGGCTGTGCTCAGTAGGTCTGACCCGAGCTGTGTCCCTCCCAGAGCAAGACTCGCTGAACCGAGAGAATGCCTTTGCCGGTGGACGAAGACGTTTTTCCAACAGCTACGGTAGTCTCAATGAGGACCGAGCAGAGGAGGAAGGGGGCATTGACAGCAGCGGGAGGTACGACTCCAACTCATCACCAGAGGATACGAGTTCCCATCTGAAGAAGGAAAACTCTGGAGCTAGAGACAGTCTGCGGTCACACAACTCGTTCCTTCCCAAAACAGGGCTAGATGAGGATGAGGAAGATGAAGATAGTGATGGAGATAATCTACACAGATATCATGAGGACTCCTCTTTTGTGTTGCATGGAAATTCCAATTGGCCTCTAAGTAATGGTGCCAAAAATCATACAATGGCCCAAGGGGACATGGACAGCGAATGGGGCAATGAAGGGACCGTGATGGGTACTGAGGGTGACCAAGAGTGGCTCTCCCATCAGCCTCACCTGCTGGACTCACTACAGACTGAATGCCGGTGCTTTCATGTGAGCAGATCTGGCATTACGTTGATGGCTTATGAAGAGCAGGACTCAGACAGACTGATAGATAACATGTCCTGCTGCATCTTCAGCCAACACAAATGTTCCCCAGAGCTGTTCTCCAACACTCACACAGAGTATGTCAGCGACTCTTCCTGTAACAGCTCTGATGGCGTCTTGGTTAACTTCTGCACTATCTATAACAGGAGCAACAAACCTGCCAcgcctaatgacctcagcagtCCCGCAGTTCACCCCTATCATTCATCTGAGGGATCTGTGTTCCTTAACCTCCAACCCGTTCCTCAGACTCCAGCCAAGGACTTCCAACATGATGACGTGGCAGTTAAGTGTCCCCTTAAAGAGGAGATTGACATGACCCCCTCTGCTTCCTGCTGGTCTCCTCAGGGCCTCGACTCTAACTGCAATCTTTACTCCCTGGAGCCACTACCCCCTGGTCTCTCCTCGCTGGAGCTATCAGACCTGGCTGCCTGTCTCCAAAGCCAGGCAACATTGGCCATGGGGACCAACCAGAAGTACTACAAGCTTGTGACTTGTGACCTCTCCTCCCAGTCGCCCAGTCCAGCCTGGTCCAGCATCACCAGCTGCCCCGAGGGTCAGAGCAGAAGTAGccccttccctccctctgaGCACCTCTTTGTTGATCATAAGAAGGAAGGGCAACACAAAGTAGTCAAGAAG CATCAGGAGATCGAAGAAAAGAGGTTCTCCTTCACACAGTGCAGTGCTGGATTTGACTGCTCTCAGTTTCAGACCCATGATTACCAAGTTGCTACCACCTCCGCTGAAGAAACACTCTTCAGTAAGAAACATACAGGAAGCATCCAAGACCTCTTCCACACGCCGTGTTCGTTGTGCCCCAGCCAGTGTAGCCCACATAGCAGTAAATGCCAAGGCACAAGCGCTGTGTCTACACAGCCATCTGTGATTCTGCACCAGGAGCACTGTGATACTGAGACGG GAGCATGTTCAATGGAAAATGCAGTGGTGCGCTACAGTAAGGCCCAGAGGCCAACCTCGCTGCCCATCCAGCCCTTTGTTCTGGTCCCCACAGGCCAACCCCAGACTCAGCACTTGGGCTGTCTTCTAGAGCAGTACATAAATCAGAAGAGCAGCAAACCTGGTAGCTCCCAACCAGGCCTCAAGTTCAAGGGCAAACGCAGTCAATGCTTTTCTAATCTTCAGTCATCACCAATGGGCAACCACTGCCCTATCTTCTTGGAGGCTCCTTCGAGCTCTGACACCTGTTCCACCTGCACACCGAGTCCAGAGTGCTTCAGCCGCAGACGTGCATGGAGCCAGTCCAGCAGAATCCAAGCACACCCAAGTCCATGTACATCAAAAAGCAGCCTGGATCCAACTCAAAGCAGCTCAAAGTCCAGACTGGATCAAGAGCAAGATAAAACAAGCCCATACTCAGGCAAAACTCAAACTACCACTTTTTCAGCCCCAAATCAGTCCAAACTTATTAAAATTCCCACCTACCAGGACCTTATTACCCTCACCCATGAGCAGAGCCATGCCAACACTGAGCCCAAAAGTCCCAATAAGACCCACACCTCCCATCATCCAATATTCTCTCATACACCACCCACTTTACTCCTAACCACTGACGCCCATCACCCAAACCTGCAGGTGTCCCTGTCTCCTCCTATAACCGTACAACCAGAAAAGAAGTTCCCTCAGTACAGAGCTGCACCTGCAGCCGACTCCGTCTTTTTTCACAGTAGTTTTACAGCTGCCCTCTCCTCTgtagctcctctctcctcgttGCGTTGTCTGCTTTCCTTGGCTTCTGGCCTGCAAATCCAGGACTCTACAGGGCTCTACAGTCATCCCAGTGAATCTCTGGTCCTGAGTGACAGGCCGCCCACTGAGTTCTGCCTCTCACCTGATACATCTTATGAGTCCATGTCTATTAGCCATCTTCAGAGGAGAG GTTTGCTGAGGTCTGTGAGCAGGGCGGTGGATTTGATCATGGCTCATTTCGGCAGCAGCAGAGACCCTGAAGAAAAG ATGCGTCTGGGTAACAGCTCTTGCAGTCCCACAATCGCCGGTCTGGCCCTGGAACATTTGTGTCCAGCAATTCAGAATATTTTAGATGACGGTCTTAGGGATCACAAACTGGATTTTATCATCGGACAGCGCCACAACCACTCCTGGAGTGTGGTGGAGGTCTCTACTAGGATCG GTCCATCCACCAGGGTCCTCCACAGCCTGGTCTCCAAAATCACACAGTGTCCCCAGCTCAGCAGCCACTGCATGAGACTGAGAGCCTTCATCATGGGCCTGCTTAA CTTGAGAGCTTTGGAATTCTGGCTCAGTCACCTTCAGAGTCAAAAAG ATGTGGTGACAACATACTACCATTCTTGGGGGTTCCTGTCCATGTCACTGGGTCAGTGTCAGCCCTTGTTTCAGGAGCTGCTACTTCTGCTGCAGCCGCTCTCTGTGTTGCCCTTTAACCTCAACTTGCTCCTGGAGCCCCGACTGTTACGTAACAGACAGCTGTGTTCGGAGGAGCAGGGTGTTTCTCCGCCTCCGCCGTGCTCAGCCCTCCTAATGACCAGCTGGCCACTACTGCAAGCTGACAAAAAAGTAGAGAGCAGCCACAGTCAGCAGACTAAGATTTCACACCATACAGGTCTGCATCGTCAAGAGTCTCTCAGTTCTCAGAATTACATTAGGCAGGATTGCGGAGGGATGCAGACTAACAGGAGTCCATTCTTAGCTCCTATTCCAGAGTGGTGGCCGAAAGAGCCTGACCTTATGGATGGTGTGGTTGAAGGGGAAGACTGTAGCCAGAATTATGCAGATAATTGGTCTCAAATAAGTATGGACAGCAGGCAAGAAGAGAAGAGGGGTGAGAAAGACAATGAGACCCCAGTTACATCCACTTGTGTCCAGGCTGAGAGTCCATGTCAGGGTGCGCTGCGCTGGGCCAAACTGTTTGGAGCAGCTGATATGTCCACCAGGACAGAGACAGTTTCTCAGATTCACAGTGGAGCACAAACCAGAAG GTACAGGCGACCATCACAGTGGCTGCATTTTGACAGATCGCAGCTTGGACAGTTGGCTCAATCCATCAGGTCAATGAAGCTAGGAGGAGCTCAGACTAACAAGGACTGCTGA